A portion of the Bacillus sp. es.034 genome contains these proteins:
- a CDS encoding YlmC/YmxH family sporulation protein, with the protein MRLSELSGKEIVDYKKAERLGILGQTDLEFNDKSGSISALIIPTGKWLRKQGGEIRVPWHQIRTIGADMIILEVSDD; encoded by the coding sequence ATGAGGCTAAGTGAATTAAGCGGGAAGGAAATCGTTGATTATAAAAAAGCGGAGCGGCTTGGCATCCTTGGCCAGACAGATCTTGAATTTAATGATAAGTCAGGCAGCATCAGTGCACTGATCATCCCCACCGGGAAATGGCTGAGGAAGCAGGGGGGAGAAATCCGGGTTCCCTGGCATCAGATCAGGACAATCGGGGCAGATATGATCATTTTGGAAGTCTCGGATGACTAA
- a CDS encoding pitrilysin family protein: protein MIKKYTCQNGLRIVLEEIPHVRSVAIGVWIGTGSRNETEQNNGISHFLEHMFFKGTKTKTAREIAESFDSIGGQVNAFTSKEYTCYYAKVLDNHADYALHTLSDMFFNSTYVEEELNKEKNVVYEEIKMYEDTPDDIVHDLLSKAIYEEHPLGYPILGTEDTLNTFNQSKLKEYMHDMYTPDQVVVSVAGNVDESFIKEVEKLFGSYQGGKGPEERIKPAFHYNKLARKKDTEQAHLCLGFDGLEIGHPDIYNLIVLNNVLGGSMSSRLFQEVREQRGLAYSVFSYHSAYEDSGMVTIYGGTGANQLDQLFDTIDSTLQALKAEGITSKELQNSKEQLKGNLMLSLESTNSRMSRNGKNELLLKRHRTLDEIVEEIDGVTMDKVNRLALDIFTDDYASSLISPDGNLPQNMKK from the coding sequence TTGATTAAGAAATATACATGCCAAAATGGATTGCGAATCGTACTGGAAGAAATTCCACACGTTCGATCCGTAGCGATAGGGGTCTGGATCGGTACCGGCTCACGTAATGAAACCGAACAAAATAATGGGATCTCCCATTTTCTTGAGCATATGTTTTTTAAAGGCACAAAAACCAAGACTGCACGTGAAATAGCCGAATCATTTGATAGCATAGGCGGACAGGTTAATGCGTTTACTTCAAAGGAATATACGTGCTATTATGCAAAAGTATTGGACAATCATGCAGATTATGCATTACATACACTGTCAGATATGTTTTTCAATTCCACTTATGTAGAAGAGGAATTGAATAAAGAAAAAAATGTGGTGTATGAGGAAATCAAAATGTATGAAGACACCCCCGACGATATCGTACATGATCTGCTCAGTAAGGCAATTTATGAAGAGCATCCACTGGGGTATCCGATCTTGGGAACGGAAGATACTTTAAACACATTCAATCAGTCTAAACTGAAGGAATATATGCATGATATGTACACACCGGATCAAGTTGTGGTATCCGTGGCCGGAAATGTGGATGAGTCATTCATCAAAGAGGTTGAGAAGTTATTCGGTTCATACCAAGGTGGTAAAGGACCTGAAGAGAGGATCAAACCTGCTTTTCATTACAATAAGCTTGCCCGTAAGAAAGATACGGAACAGGCACATTTATGCTTAGGGTTCGATGGTCTTGAGATCGGTCATCCTGACATTTACAACTTGATTGTGTTGAATAACGTATTGGGTGGCAGTATGTCTTCCCGTCTGTTCCAGGAGGTTCGCGAACAGAGAGGCCTTGCCTATTCTGTATTCTCCTATCACTCCGCATACGAAGACAGCGGCATGGTGACCATTTACGGGGGAACAGGGGCCAATCAATTAGATCAATTATTCGATACCATCGACAGTACACTGCAAGCTCTTAAAGCAGAAGGGATCACCTCTAAAGAACTGCAAAACAGCAAGGAGCAGTTAAAAGGAAACCTTATGCTGAGCTTAGAAAGCACCAATAGCCGTATGAGCAGGAACGGAAAGAATGAATTACTGCTGAAACGACACCGGACCCTGGACGAGATCGTCGAAGAAATCGATGGTGTGACCATGGATAAAGTCAACCGTCTGGCTTTGGACATCTTCACGGATGACTATGCTTCCTCACTCATCAGCCCGGATGGAAACCTGCCTCAAAACATGAAAAAATGA
- a CDS encoding polysaccharide deacetylase family protein codes for MKKKYLIGISLIAILTLVVVENPLSDQYVNGLKQEVVVVNGVNSTNDLTRMIKEEAKSREIPAQDAVIDTVWKATPGYNGLKVDVEASLQNMKKEKSFDEDKLIFKQIPPEKHLPDLPASPVYRGNPDKPMVSFIINVAWGNEYIPDMLATLKKHQVYATFFLEGRWVKNNPDLAKMIVDAGHEVGNHSYSHPDMKVLEATKVREELKKTNEMIEVTTGEKVKWFAPPSGSYRDEVVNIADEMNMRTIMWSVDTIDWQKPQPNVLIERVMSKMHKGAIVLMHPTASTANSLNTLILQIKEKNLRLGTISSLMKEERIVEKADNSPKQGDSKKKQ; via the coding sequence ATGAAAAAAAAATACTTGATTGGAATTAGTCTAATTGCTATTCTGACTTTAGTAGTAGTGGAGAATCCTCTTTCAGATCAGTATGTGAACGGATTAAAACAAGAGGTGGTAGTGGTGAATGGCGTAAACAGCACAAACGACCTCACCCGTATGATAAAAGAGGAAGCCAAATCAAGAGAGATACCGGCTCAGGATGCTGTGATAGATACCGTTTGGAAAGCTACACCTGGATATAATGGATTGAAAGTAGATGTAGAGGCGTCTTTACAAAACATGAAGAAAGAAAAATCGTTTGATGAAGACAAGCTGATTTTCAAACAGATCCCTCCTGAAAAGCATTTGCCTGATTTACCTGCCTCTCCCGTCTATCGTGGGAATCCTGATAAGCCCATGGTGTCCTTTATTATCAATGTAGCGTGGGGAAATGAATACATCCCTGATATGCTTGCAACTTTGAAAAAGCATCAGGTATATGCTACGTTCTTTCTAGAGGGGAGATGGGTGAAGAATAACCCTGACTTGGCGAAGATGATTGTGGATGCAGGTCATGAGGTGGGGAATCATTCGTATTCCCATCCTGATATGAAAGTACTTGAAGCCACCAAGGTAAGAGAAGAATTGAAAAAGACAAATGAAATGATTGAAGTGACCACGGGCGAAAAAGTAAAATGGTTTGCTCCCCCAAGCGGCAGCTACAGGGATGAAGTCGTGAATATTGCAGATGAAATGAATATGAGGACGATCATGTGGAGTGTGGATACGATTGACTGGCAAAAACCACAACCCAATGTGCTGATCGAACGTGTAATGAGTAAGATGCACAAGGGGGCGATTGTGCTCATGCATCCCACTGCTTCAACAGCCAATTCATTGAACACGCTAATTCTTCAAATAAAAGAAAAAAACTTAAGGCTGGGTACGATTTCAAGTTTAATGAAAGAAGAGAGAATCGTAGAAAAGGCAGATAATTCGCCAAAACAAGGAGATAGTAAGAAGAAGCAGTAA
- the pnp gene encoding polyribonucleotide nucleotidyltransferase, which translates to MEQTKQTFSIEWAGRELTVEAGQFAKQANGAVMVRYGDTAVLSSATASKEPKPLDFFPLTVNYEERLYAVGKIPGGFIKREGRPSEKAILASRLIDRPIRPLFADGFRNEVQVISIVMSVDQNCSSEMAAMFGSSLALSVSDIPFEGPIAGVIVGLVDGEFIINPSVEQLEKSEIHLSVAGTKDAINMVEAGADEVPEETMLEAIMFGHEEIKRLVAFQEEIVAKVGKEKSDIQLVELDQDVEAEVRSICESELIPAIQVQEKHAREEAIGAVKDKVMAVYEEEKEADEATLKQVKKVLDMLVKNEVRRLITEDKVRPDGRKVDEIRPLSSEVGLLPRTHGSGLFTRGQTQALSICTLGALGDVQVLDGLGIEESKRFMHHYNFPQFSVGSTGPIRGPGRREIGHGALGEKALDPIIPNEKDFPYTIRLVSEVLESNGSTSQASICASTLAMMDAGVPIKAPVAGIAMGLIKSGENYSILTDIQGMEDHLGDMDFKVAGTSKGVTALQMDIKIDGLSREILEEALQQAKKGRMQILDSMLATIGEARTSLSQYAPKILTMHINPDKIRDVIGPSGKQINKIIDETGVKIDIEQDGTIFISSTDEEMNKVAKKTIEDIVREVEAGQMYLGKVKRIEKFGAFVEIFSGKDGLVHISELAEERIRKVEDVVAIGDEILVKVLDIDNQGRVNLSRKAVLKEQREKEEQNQG; encoded by the coding sequence ATGGAACAAACTAAACAAACCTTTTCCATCGAATGGGCCGGAAGAGAATTGACGGTCGAAGCTGGCCAATTTGCCAAACAAGCGAATGGAGCGGTAATGGTACGCTATGGAGATACTGCGGTACTTAGCAGTGCTACAGCTTCTAAAGAACCAAAACCTTTGGATTTCTTCCCATTAACCGTTAACTATGAAGAGAGATTATATGCAGTGGGTAAAATCCCTGGAGGATTCATTAAACGTGAAGGCCGCCCGAGTGAGAAAGCCATCCTTGCGAGCCGCTTAATAGATCGTCCCATCCGACCATTGTTCGCAGATGGATTCCGTAATGAAGTTCAAGTAATCAGCATTGTGATGAGTGTAGACCAGAATTGTTCATCTGAAATGGCCGCTATGTTTGGTTCCTCATTAGCGCTATCGGTTTCAGATATTCCGTTCGAAGGTCCGATTGCAGGAGTCATCGTTGGTCTTGTTGATGGGGAATTCATCATTAACCCTTCTGTCGAGCAATTGGAGAAGAGTGAGATTCATTTATCCGTTGCCGGTACGAAAGATGCCATTAATATGGTGGAAGCTGGTGCAGATGAGGTTCCGGAAGAGACAATGCTTGAAGCAATCATGTTCGGTCATGAAGAAATTAAGCGTCTGGTTGCTTTCCAGGAGGAAATCGTCGCTAAAGTCGGTAAAGAAAAATCTGACATTCAACTTGTAGAATTAGATCAAGACGTTGAGGCAGAGGTTCGTTCCATATGTGAAAGTGAATTGATTCCTGCCATTCAGGTTCAAGAAAAGCATGCCCGTGAAGAAGCCATCGGAGCTGTTAAAGATAAAGTGATGGCCGTATATGAAGAAGAGAAGGAAGCCGACGAAGCTACCTTGAAACAAGTGAAAAAAGTATTGGATATGCTTGTGAAAAATGAAGTTCGCCGACTGATCACCGAAGACAAAGTCCGTCCAGATGGCCGGAAAGTTGACGAAATCCGTCCATTGTCCTCAGAGGTCGGTTTATTGCCAAGAACTCACGGGTCAGGATTATTTACTCGTGGACAAACTCAAGCACTAAGTATTTGTACGCTGGGTGCTTTAGGAGATGTTCAGGTACTTGATGGCCTGGGAATTGAAGAATCAAAACGATTCATGCACCATTATAACTTCCCTCAATTCAGTGTAGGATCCACAGGACCGATCAGAGGACCAGGTCGCCGTGAAATCGGACACGGAGCATTGGGAGAAAAGGCTCTGGATCCAATTATTCCAAACGAAAAAGACTTCCCTTATACAATCCGTCTTGTATCGGAAGTACTCGAATCAAACGGTTCGACTTCTCAAGCAAGCATTTGTGCAAGTACCCTTGCGATGATGGACGCCGGTGTTCCTATTAAAGCACCAGTAGCCGGGATTGCTATGGGTCTGATCAAGTCTGGTGAAAACTATTCCATCCTGACAGACATTCAAGGAATGGAAGATCACCTTGGTGACATGGATTTTAAAGTAGCCGGGACTTCCAAAGGTGTAACCGCTCTTCAAATGGACATCAAAATTGACGGGTTATCCCGTGAAATCCTGGAAGAAGCACTTCAACAGGCGAAAAAGGGAAGAATGCAGATCCTTGATAGCATGTTAGCAACAATCGGTGAAGCAAGAACGAGCCTGTCCCAATACGCTCCGAAAATCCTGACGATGCATATCAATCCGGATAAAATCCGTGACGTCATTGGGCCAAGTGGTAAGCAGATCAATAAGATCATCGACGAAACAGGCGTTAAGATTGATATTGAACAGGACGGAACGATCTTCATCTCATCTACTGATGAAGAAATGAATAAAGTGGCTAAGAAAACGATTGAAGATATCGTAAGAGAAGTTGAAGCCGGTCAAATGTATCTTGGAAAAGTGAAACGAATTGAGAAATTCGGTGCATTTGTAGAAATATTCAGTGGTAAAGACGGACTTGTCCATATTTCTGAACTTGCAGAAGAACGTATCCGCAAGGTGGAAGATGTAGTGGCAATCGGTGACGAGATCCTTGTAAAGGTTCTGGATATCGATAATCAAGGAAGAGTCAACTTATCACGAAAAGCAGTTCTTAAGGAACAGCGCGAAAAGGAAGAACAAAACCAGGGTTAA
- the rpsO gene encoding 30S ribosomal protein S15 has translation MAITKERKNELISEYKVHENDTGSPEVQIAVLTEEINNLNDHLRVHKKDHHSRRGLLKMVGHRRNLLSYLRKKDVQRYRELINKLGLRR, from the coding sequence ATGGCTATCACTAAAGAGCGTAAAAACGAACTTATCAGTGAATACAAAGTACATGAGAACGATACTGGATCTCCAGAAGTTCAAATTGCTGTCCTAACTGAAGAAATTAACAACCTGAACGATCACTTACGCGTTCACAAGAAAGATCACCACTCTCGTCGCGGTCTTCTTAAAATGGTAGGTCACCGTCGTAATCTATTATCTTACTTACGTAAGAAAGATGTACAACGCTACCGTGAGTTAATTAACAAATTAGGTTTACGTCGATAA
- the ribF gene encoding bifunctional riboflavin kinase/FAD synthetase gives MKVITVHHPHSISKNEFPPLVLALGYFDGVHKGHQRVIRSAVEEAKEQGVSSAVMTFDPHPSVVLGHKHKHIHYITPLEDKKEIIKELGVDYLFIVRFTSEFANLTPQDFVDQYIIGLNVRHVVAGYDYSYGRMGKGTMETLPFHSREMFASTTVSKLTDVDLDLKVSSSLIRENLKEGDVSRVKNLLGRPFKMKGTVIHGDKRGRKIGFPTANIELSDDYLTPKVGVYAVRMKIHDKWFDGVCNIGYKPTFKNPDDYSLSIEVHLFDFHTSIYGEEVFIEWYDRIRDEQKFSGIEELISQIQKDKDQAIDYFAKN, from the coding sequence GTGAAAGTAATAACTGTACATCATCCCCATTCAATTAGTAAGAATGAATTTCCACCCCTGGTACTCGCTCTGGGGTACTTCGATGGCGTTCATAAAGGACATCAAAGGGTGATCAGGTCAGCAGTGGAAGAAGCGAAGGAACAGGGCGTTTCAAGCGCGGTGATGACATTTGATCCCCATCCTTCCGTTGTACTGGGTCATAAACATAAGCATATACACTACATAACACCTTTGGAAGATAAGAAAGAAATCATAAAGGAACTCGGTGTGGATTATTTATTCATTGTCCGGTTCACGTCAGAATTTGCAAATCTGACTCCCCAGGACTTCGTCGATCAATATATTATCGGGCTTAACGTAAGGCATGTCGTAGCAGGATATGATTATTCATATGGCAGAATGGGAAAGGGGACGATGGAAACCCTCCCCTTCCATTCCCGTGAGATGTTTGCTTCCACGACCGTTTCAAAACTGACAGATGTTGATCTGGATTTGAAAGTGAGTTCTTCCTTGATAAGGGAAAACCTCAAAGAAGGTGATGTATCCAGGGTGAAGAACCTTCTTGGCAGACCATTCAAAATGAAGGGAACGGTCATACACGGAGATAAAAGAGGGAGAAAGATCGGGTTCCCTACAGCAAATATCGAACTCTCCGATGACTACCTGACCCCTAAGGTGGGGGTTTATGCGGTAAGGATGAAAATTCATGATAAATGGTTTGATGGTGTGTGCAATATCGGGTACAAACCAACCTTCAAAAATCCGGATGATTATTCTTTGTCAATTGAAGTCCATCTTTTTGATTTCCACACTTCCATTTACGGAGAAGAAGTGTTCATTGAATGGTATGATAGAATAAGGGACGAACAGAAATTTTCCGGAATAGAGGAGCTAATCTCCCAAATTCAGAAAGATAAGGACCAGGCGATAGACTACTTTGCGAAAAATTGA
- the truB gene encoding tRNA pseudouridine(55) synthase TruB has product MNGILPLWKPRGMTSHDCVFKLRKLLRTKKVGHTGTLDPEVSGVLPICVGRATKIAEYITASGKAYEGEVTIGYSTTTEDAWGEKVEEKKVDRIITRTEVEEILQRLTGDIIQTPPMFSAVKVNGKRLYEYARQGIEMDRPSRTVHIHRLQLLEEWNELAGDHPSFTFEVVCGKGTYVRTLAVEIGNGLGYPAHMSALTRTQSADFRKEDCFTFEQIQEFVQNEEPQNLLLPLEMGLSHLPKMTISDTLAEKVKNGARLEEPEDWQDGSVVMEHKGKAIAIYQRHPDKPGIIKPVKVLFND; this is encoded by the coding sequence ATGAATGGTATCCTGCCCTTATGGAAGCCCAGGGGAATGACGTCCCATGATTGTGTCTTTAAGTTGAGGAAACTCCTCAGAACAAAAAAAGTCGGCCATACAGGTACCCTGGACCCCGAAGTCTCTGGTGTCCTGCCCATTTGCGTCGGACGGGCCACCAAGATAGCGGAGTATATAACAGCATCAGGAAAGGCCTATGAAGGAGAAGTCACGATCGGATATTCCACTACAACCGAAGATGCGTGGGGAGAAAAGGTTGAAGAAAAGAAGGTGGACCGTATCATAACGAGAACGGAGGTTGAGGAGATCCTTCAACGTCTGACGGGTGACATCATCCAGACGCCCCCAATGTTTTCGGCCGTTAAAGTAAATGGAAAGCGTTTATATGAATATGCGAGACAGGGAATAGAAATGGATAGACCTTCAAGGACTGTTCATATCCATAGACTGCAATTACTGGAGGAGTGGAATGAGTTAGCGGGCGATCACCCCTCATTCACCTTTGAAGTTGTTTGTGGAAAAGGGACTTATGTCAGGACGCTTGCCGTTGAAATCGGGAATGGCCTGGGGTATCCAGCTCATATGTCCGCTCTTACACGTACGCAATCAGCCGATTTTAGAAAAGAAGATTGTTTCACGTTCGAACAGATACAAGAGTTTGTTCAGAATGAAGAGCCTCAAAACCTTCTTCTTCCACTGGAAATGGGGCTTTCTCATTTGCCGAAAATGACAATTAGTGATACATTAGCAGAGAAAGTGAAGAACGGAGCACGCCTTGAAGAGCCTGAGGATTGGCAGGACGGTTCCGTAGTGATGGAGCATAAAGGCAAGGCCATTGCCATTTATCAGCGGCATCCTGACAAGCCTGGGATCATCAAGCCTGTCAAAGTGCTTTTCAACGACTAG
- the rbfA gene encoding 30S ribosome-binding factor RbfA → MSHRANRVSEQMKKELSDIIGRKIKDPRIGFVTVTDVQVSGDLQQAKVYITVLGGEDQRENTLKGLAKAKGFIRSEVGQRIRLRKTPEIIFEFDESIDYGNHIESLLRKVQDEPEESKDTEE, encoded by the coding sequence ATGAGCCATCGTGCGAATCGTGTTAGCGAGCAAATGAAGAAAGAGCTCAGCGATATTATCGGACGAAAAATAAAGGATCCACGTATTGGCTTTGTAACGGTTACAGATGTACAAGTATCCGGGGACTTACAACAGGCAAAAGTGTATATTACCGTTCTGGGTGGGGAAGACCAAAGAGAGAACACTCTTAAAGGTCTTGCAAAGGCAAAAGGTTTCATCCGTTCTGAAGTAGGACAGAGAATCCGTTTGCGTAAAACACCTGAAATTATTTTTGAGTTTGATGAGTCGATTGATTATGGTAACCATATTGAATCTTTATTAAGAAAAGTTCAAGATGAACCAGAAGAGTCTAAAGATACAGAAGAGTAA
- a CDS encoding DUF503 domain-containing protein — protein MITYVECECMIYDSHSLKDKRAVLQRVMSRLKQKFNVSVSEIGHQDVWQRTRIAIVTVASSKDASEREIDHALKFMDSFPEWERLDTQIESL, from the coding sequence ATGATCACGTATGTTGAATGTGAGTGCATGATTTATGACTCTCACTCATTAAAAGATAAGCGGGCTGTCCTGCAAAGGGTCATGTCACGTCTTAAACAAAAATTCAATGTATCGGTTTCTGAAATCGGACACCAGGATGTATGGCAGCGTACAAGGATTGCCATCGTCACTGTCGCTTCTTCCAAAGACGCGAGTGAAAGAGAGATTGATCATGCATTGAAATTCATGGATTCTTTTCCTGAGTGGGAAAGACTGGATACGCAAATCGAGTCACTATAA